A genomic segment from Clostridium pasteurianum BC1 encodes:
- a CDS encoding aspartyl-phosphate phosphatase Spo0E family protein: MEFLREKLNECIDNDLYNLNNEKVLYISEELDMIIVQYIKAFKFK; this comes from the coding sequence ATAGAATTTTTAAGAGAAAAACTTAATGAATGTATTGATAATGATTTATATAATCTTAATAATGAAAAAGTTTTGTATATTAGTGAAGAACTCGATATGATAATAGTTCAATATATTAAGGCATTTAAATTTAAATAG
- a CDS encoding APC family permease codes for MNKKKFDLMSIILLGINGVIGSGIFLLPGNAYKLFGAQSIWIYLLDTLLVLSLALCFAEVGGMFDKTGGDYIYAKEAYGEFIGFEVGIMKWAIFIIGWATMAVGFSTALGIFFPAAANGTAKNIISITILVGLGVINLFGIEIAKVLNDVITIGKLIPMILFIVIGMFFIKGSNFTQVHPVEMKNFAPTVILVFYAFTGFESLAVAAGDMENPKKNVPIAIITTILTSSIIYVLIQTVSVGNLGPALSGSATPVADSAKVFLGNFGKIIIALGTLISIGGINVATSFSTPRSGVALAEGGILPSFIASKNRFNQPYIAIIISVLIAVPLVLSGGFVQLAVMSVISKFGQYIPTSLSVIVFRRRNKLKSSFRVPFGYTLPIVAASLSLWMIYNSWIEDLGKPLVQNRVLVGLGGFIVGVPLYFIFKYLRKEENTKKFDEVSERS; via the coding sequence ATGAACAAGAAAAAGTTTGATTTAATGAGTATTATTTTATTAGGCATAAACGGTGTTATAGGATCAGGTATATTTTTATTGCCGGGGAATGCTTATAAATTATTTGGGGCACAAAGTATTTGGATATATCTTCTAGATACTTTACTAGTATTGTCATTAGCACTTTGTTTTGCAGAAGTGGGAGGAATGTTTGATAAAACAGGAGGAGATTATATATATGCTAAAGAGGCTTATGGTGAATTTATAGGTTTTGAAGTTGGAATAATGAAATGGGCTATATTCATTATTGGGTGGGCAACGATGGCTGTTGGATTCTCTACTGCTTTAGGTATATTTTTCCCAGCAGCAGCAAATGGTACAGCTAAAAATATTATATCTATTACAATTTTAGTTGGTCTTGGTGTGATAAATTTATTTGGCATAGAAATTGCAAAGGTATTAAATGATGTAATTACTATTGGAAAATTAATTCCAATGATATTATTTATTGTTATTGGAATGTTTTTTATAAAGGGGAGCAATTTTACTCAAGTACATCCAGTAGAAATGAAAAATTTTGCACCAACTGTGATTTTGGTGTTTTATGCTTTTACAGGATTTGAATCATTAGCAGTAGCCGCAGGAGATATGGAAAATCCAAAGAAAAATGTACCAATAGCAATAATTACTACAATTTTAACATCATCTATTATATATGTCCTTATACAAACAGTTTCAGTAGGAAATTTAGGACCAGCACTATCAGGAAGTGCTACTCCTGTTGCAGACTCAGCAAAAGTTTTCCTAGGTAATTTTGGTAAGATAATAATTGCATTAGGAACATTAATATCAATAGGTGGAATTAATGTAGCTACATCTTTTAGTACACCTAGGAGTGGAGTTGCTTTAGCAGAAGGCGGAATTTTGCCTTCTTTTATTGCAAGTAAAAATAGATTTAATCAGCCTTATATTGCAATTATAATATCTGTATTAATAGCTGTTCCTCTTGTATTATCAGGTGGTTTTGTACAACTAGCTGTAATGAGTGTTATTTCAAAGTTTGGACAGTATATTCCAACATCTCTTTCAGTTATTGTTTTTAGAAGAAGAAATAAATTAAAGTCTTCCTTTAGAGTACCTTTTGGATATACCCTTCCTATAGTAGCAGCTTCTTTAAGCTTATGGATGATATATAATTCATGGATTGAAGATTTAGGGAAACCATTAGTTCAGAATAGAGTGCTTGTAGGTCTTGGAGGTTTTATTGTAGGTGTTCCTCTATACTTTATATTTAAATATTTAAGAAAAGAAGAAAACACTAAGAAATTTGATGAAGTTTCAGAGCGTTCATAA
- the fabG gene encoding 3-oxoacyl-[acyl-carrier-protein] reductase, producing the protein MSDLGLSNKIALITGGTRGLGRAIAEKLAEEKVKVVVTGTNEDRANRVANEISLAYNIETLSLKHDVSSEESTKEVVKCIIDKSKRIDILVNNAGITSDGIMMMMKKENWNKVLNINLTGAFNCTKFVSKHMLKQKSGSIVNITSVVGVTGNVGQANYSASKAGLIGFTKTVARELADRGITVNAVAPGYISTDMTSKLSDKISQEILCKIPMKTYGSPESVANAVLFLVSNMSQYITGQVINVDGGMVMY; encoded by the coding sequence ATGTCTGATTTAGGTTTGAGTAATAAAATAGCTCTAATAACTGGAGGTACTCGAGGGCTTGGTAGAGCTATTGCAGAGAAGTTAGCAGAAGAAAAGGTAAAAGTAGTTGTAACTGGTACTAATGAAGATAGAGCAAACCGAGTAGCAAATGAAATATCATTAGCTTACAATATTGAAACTTTGAGCTTGAAACATGATGTAAGTTCAGAAGAATCAACAAAAGAAGTTGTAAAATGTATAATTGATAAATCTAAGAGAATAGATATTTTAGTAAACAATGCGGGTATCACAAGTGATGGTATAATGATGATGATGAAAAAAGAGAACTGGAATAAAGTGCTTAATATAAATCTTACAGGAGCATTTAATTGTACTAAATTCGTCTCTAAACATATGCTAAAACAGAAATCGGGTAGTATAGTAAATATAACAAGTGTAGTAGGAGTAACAGGCAACGTTGGACAAGCGAATTATTCTGCATCTAAAGCTGGACTTATAGGTTTTACAAAAACAGTTGCTAGAGAATTAGCAGATCGAGGAATAACTGTAAATGCTGTTGCGCCTGGATATATTTCTACCGATATGACATCAAAACTTTCTGATAAAATAAGCCAAGAAATATTGTGCAAAATTCCAATGAAAACATATGGTAGTCCAGAATCTGTAGCAAATGCAGTTTTGTTTCTTGTTTCAAATATGTCCCAATATATTACAGGTCAAGTTATAAATGTTGATGGTGGAATGGTAATGTATTAA
- a CDS encoding GNAT family N-acetyltransferase, whose product MDNFEFINGSRELLDLVQPLWEKLNKHHKISSNYFSDKFRNFKFEVRKNKFINDKNLGVNIDLIKDKGKDLYIGYCISTSNKDLIGEIDSLFIEKEYRHYGLGDKLMKRALEWLNGNQVKTKIIGVVEGNENVLEFYKMYGFYKRKVILEQVNKYY is encoded by the coding sequence ATGGACAATTTTGAATTTATTAATGGAAGTAGGGAATTACTTGATTTGGTGCAACCTTTATGGGAAAAATTAAATAAACATCATAAAATCAGCTCAAATTATTTTTCTGATAAGTTCAGAAATTTTAAATTTGAAGTTAGAAAAAATAAGTTTATTAATGATAAAAATTTAGGGGTTAATATAGATTTAATTAAGGATAAGGGGAAAGACTTATATATTGGTTATTGTATCAGTACATCAAATAAGGACTTAATTGGAGAAATTGACTCTCTTTTTATTGAAAAAGAATATCGTCACTATGGTCTAGGAGATAAATTAATGAAAAGAGCATTAGAATGGTTGAATGGTAACCAAGTAAAAACAAAAATAATAGGAGTAGTAGAAGGTAACGAAAATGTATTGGAATTTTATAAAATGTATGGTTTTTACAAAAGAAAAGTAATTTTAGAGCAGGTAAATAAATATTATTAG
- a CDS encoding NUDIX hydrolase, which produces MLKVNFYRLNTIEDSKLLFAVVMSKYNGQWIYVKHKKRNTWEIPGGHREQNETIDSTASRELFEETGAKKFNLTPVCIYSVDSDETTDYTESFGQLFYSQVETLEKLPDFEINEIKLFDKIPDNLTYPLIQPFLHEKVLGYLKRV; this is translated from the coding sequence ATGTTAAAAGTAAACTTTTATAGATTGAATACAATAGAAGATAGTAAATTATTATTTGCTGTAGTAATGTCAAAATATAATGGACAGTGGATTTATGTAAAGCACAAAAAGAGAAATACTTGGGAAATTCCTGGTGGACATAGAGAGCAAAATGAAACTATAGATTCTACAGCTTCAAGAGAATTATTTGAAGAAACAGGAGCAAAAAAGTTTAACCTAACTCCAGTATGTATTTATTCCGTAGATAGCGACGAAACTACGGATTACACTGAATCTTTTGGACAGCTATTTTATTCACAAGTAGAAACATTAGAAAAACTTCCTGATTTTGAGATAAATGAAATTAAATTATTTGATAAGATACCAGATAATTTAACTTATCCTTTAATTCAACCATTTTTACATGAGAAAGTATTAGGATATCTTAAAAGGGTGTAA
- a CDS encoding GrpB family protein, with protein MKTKKVIVVPYDSKWNDEFEKIKFYLEKALEDSILAIEHVGSTSIEGLSAKPIIDIDVIIENYDKFEDVKSRLKNLGYYHEGDLGIKDREAFRYNEKHGFMTHHLYVCPRDSQELKRHIAFRDYLRTHKEDRERYSVIKLQAAIKYPTDIDSYIETKSPFITEIYKKCGL; from the coding sequence ATGAAAACAAAAAAAGTCATTGTTGTTCCATATGATTCTAAATGGAATGATGAATTTGAAAAAATAAAATTCTATTTAGAAAAAGCACTTGAAGACAGTATTCTTGCAATTGAGCATGTAGGAAGCACTTCTATAGAGGGGTTATCCGCTAAGCCAATTATAGATATAGATGTCATTATTGAAAACTATGATAAATTTGAAGATGTTAAATCTCGTTTAAAAAATTTAGGCTATTATCATGAAGGAGACTTAGGAATAAAAGATAGAGAAGCTTTTAGATATAATGAAAAGCATGGATTTATGACTCATCACTTATATGTTTGTCCACGAGATTCTCAGGAGTTAAAAAGGCACATTGCTTTTCGAGATTATTTGAGAACACATAAAGAAGATAGGGAAAGATATAGTGTAATTAAATTACAAGCAGCAATAAAGTATCCAACAGATATCGATAGCTACATAGAAACTAAAAGTCCTTTTATTACTGAAATTTATAAAAAATGTGGATTATGA
- a CDS encoding helix-turn-helix domain-containing protein has translation MKLDKIYSKKRFFSTMFGDDKMPMNIIIQEKRKEIGLTQEQIGDYLGVSTPAVNKWEKGYTYPDISLLPALARLLKVDLNTLLCFNEGLTEQEIGHFSNEVGATISTNGFEDGFTMSIKKIREYPNCDMLIHSIALLLDGALLMYGASIDDKESYEKQITALYERAAKSDNDQVRDKAIYMLVCKYLARMEYEKAQEMLDLLPERTTLDKTDLQARLFIKQDKLDEAARLLERKLLNVANEVQMILMSLAEIEMKEGDSQNASHLAELSQKVIKLFGLGDMQALAIPLHVAILQKNVEDSISLLKSYFSATFTPWDVSKSSLYRHIAVKLKTAKAVKEEVIKEKQENLGKQVRLALLSELKNSPKYMFLHSNAEFQQLIEEYRTKC, from the coding sequence ATGAAATTAGATAAAATATACTCAAAGAAACGTTTCTTTAGTACCATGTTTGGAGATGATAAAATGCCGATGAATATAATTATTCAAGAAAAAAGGAAAGAAATTGGATTAACTCAAGAGCAAATTGGGGATTATCTTGGTGTGTCTACTCCTGCCGTTAACAAGTGGGAAAAAGGGTATACTTACCCCGATATTTCTTTGTTACCCGCACTTGCACGGTTACTCAAAGTTGATTTGAATACGTTGCTTTGTTTTAATGAAGGGTTAACAGAACAAGAAATAGGTCACTTTAGCAATGAAGTAGGAGCTACAATTAGTACAAATGGTTTTGAGGACGGCTTTACTATGAGTATCAAAAAAATACGGGAATATCCAAACTGTGATATGCTTATCCATTCAATTGCATTACTTTTGGACGGTGCTTTGCTAATGTATGGAGCAAGCATTGACGATAAAGAATCCTATGAAAAACAAATTACAGCCTTGTATGAGCGTGCTGCTAAAAGCGATAATGATCAAGTTAGGGATAAAGCAATTTATATGCTGGTTTGTAAATATCTTGCTCGTATGGAATATGAGAAAGCACAGGAAATGTTAGACTTATTGCCAGAAAGAACTACTTTAGATAAAACAGATCTTCAAGCTAGACTTTTCATCAAACAAGACAAACTTGATGAAGCCGCTAGGCTACTAGAACGTAAATTACTCAATGTAGCCAATGAAGTGCAGATGATTTTAATGAGTTTGGCTGAAATTGAGATGAAAGAAGGAGACAGCCAAAATGCTTCTCATTTGGCGGAACTTTCTCAGAAGGTCATAAAGTTGTTTGGACTTGGGGATATGCAAGCCCTTGCCATACCACTCCACGTTGCTATCTTACAAAAAAATGTTGAGGACAGTATTTCACTTTTGAAATCTTATTTTTCGGCAACTTTTACACCGTGGGACGTTAGTAAATCCTCTCTGTACCGTCATATCGCAGTAAAATTGAAAACAGCAAAAGCAGTAAAAGAAGAGGTAATAAAAGAAAAACAGGAGAACTTAGGAAAACAAGTGCGACTAGCGTTGCTTTCTGAGCTTAAAAATAGTCCTAAATATATGTTCCTCCATTCGAATGCAGAATTTCAACAGTTGATCGAAGAGTATCGAACCAAATGTTGA
- the ltrA gene encoding group II intron reverse transcriptase/maturase yields METKLERIAEISAKTRKPEFTSLYHHINDGMLRQCHKELDGNKAVGIDRVTKTKYEVNLEENISNLVKRLKNKSYKPLPSLRVFIPKGNGKMRPLGIASYEDKMVQLAVKKILEAIYEPRFLRNMHGFRPRRGCHDAIKEVYNGMYHGKINYIVDSDIKGFFNHMSHEWIMKFLGVYIKDPNLLWLINKYLKAGVITEGVFEESTDGSAQGNIISPIIANIYMHNVLMLWYKIVITKETKGDSFLTVYADDFIAGFQYKWEAEKYYGELKKRMGKFNLEMEDSKSRLLEFGKFAEENRKARGEGKPETFDFLGFTFFCGKSRRGYPCVMLQTSRKKFRQKLKDTKKWLYDNRTMLVKEMIKALNLKLVGHYRYYGVSFNGKMITNFLHRVQQFLCKSLNRRSDKKSYSWDGYIEMLKYYPLAKPKIYFKLF; encoded by the coding sequence ATGGAAACAAAATTAGAAAGAATAGCAGAAATATCAGCAAAGACTCGAAAGCCAGAATTTACTTCGCTATATCATCATATTAATGATGGTATGCTAAGACAGTGCCACAAAGAACTAGATGGAAATAAGGCAGTAGGCATTGATAGAGTTACAAAAACAAAATACGAAGTAAATCTAGAAGAAAATATATCTAATTTAGTAAAACGGTTAAAGAATAAGTCATACAAACCTTTACCATCATTAAGAGTATTCATACCGAAAGGTAATGGAAAAATGCGACCATTAGGAATTGCATCCTATGAAGATAAGATGGTGCAACTAGCAGTAAAGAAGATACTGGAAGCAATCTATGAACCAAGATTTTTGAGAAATATGCATGGTTTCAGACCGAGACGAGGTTGTCATGATGCTATCAAGGAAGTTTATAACGGAATGTATCATGGAAAGATAAACTACATTGTTGATTCGGACATCAAAGGCTTCTTTAACCACATGAGTCATGAATGGATAATGAAATTTTTGGGAGTATACATAAAAGACCCAAATCTCCTATGGCTGATTAATAAATACTTGAAAGCTGGGGTAATAACTGAGGGCGTATTTGAAGAAAGTACAGATGGTTCTGCTCAAGGGAATATCATAAGCCCAATAATAGCAAATATTTATATGCATAACGTTCTAATGTTGTGGTATAAGATTGTTATTACAAAAGAAACAAAGGGAGATAGCTTTTTGACAGTTTATGCAGATGATTTTATAGCAGGATTCCAGTACAAATGGGAAGCTGAGAAATACTACGGTGAACTCAAGAAAAGAATGGGAAAATTCAATCTAGAGATGGAAGATAGTAAAAGTAGATTACTGGAGTTTGGTAAATTTGCAGAAGAAAACCGGAAAGCAAGGGGAGAAGGTAAACCAGAAACATTCGATTTCTTAGGATTTACATTTTTCTGTGGGAAAAGTCGCAGAGGATATCCATGTGTCATGTTACAAACAAGTAGAAAGAAATTTAGACAAAAGCTGAAGGATACTAAAAAGTGGCTATACGATAATAGAACTATGCTGGTTAAAGAAATGATAAAGGCATTGAATCTTAAGCTGGTTGGACATTATAGGTACTATGGTGTATCCTTCAACGGCAAGATGATAACAAACTTTTTGCATAGAGTACAGCAATTTCTATGTAAGTCACTGAATAGGCGAAGTGATAAGAAAAGCTACAGCTGGGATGGATATATAGAAATGCTGAAATATTATCCACTAGCGAAACCAAAGATATATTTTAAGTTGTTTTAG
- a CDS encoding cupin domain-containing protein encodes MDKKVKISRMADIEQQNSISGNNYQFCRHKFIKGEEGFKSNVAFLRIPPKKAAFPLHYHEYSEETFYIISGTGRLLIKDGEREVKAGDIVFFPSGIEGTHKLINSSSTEDLIYIDFDTYVPLDITYYPGKDKIGIFGENYTGVLRKSSTIGLYEDEDDI; translated from the coding sequence ATGGACAAGAAAGTTAAGATCTCTAGAATGGCCGATATCGAGCAGCAAAATAGTATCTCAGGTAATAATTATCAATTTTGTCGCCACAAATTTATTAAAGGTGAAGAAGGTTTTAAGTCTAATGTTGCGTTTTTACGTATTCCACCTAAGAAAGCTGCCTTTCCCTTGCATTATCACGAATACAGTGAAGAAACCTTTTATATAATATCGGGTACGGGTAGATTATTAATCAAAGATGGGGAGCGCGAGGTTAAGGCAGGAGATATAGTATTCTTTCCTTCAGGTATTGAAGGTACGCACAAATTGATAAATAGTTCCTCTACCGAAGATCTGATTTATATTGATTTTGACACCTATGTACCTCTCGATATTACCTATTATCCGGGTAAAGATAAAATTGGAATCTTCGGTGAAAACTATACAGGAGTTTTACGAAAGTCCAGCACAATTGGTCTGTATGAAGATGAAGATGATATTTGA
- a CDS encoding anthranilate synthase component I yields MYNFTENTNCKSEYITKGGIKVIRTKESLKDDDSIAKISKKLVHNKGAIFASDYEYPNRYSRWEFAFTNPCLELRCFQRKFTINSLNKRGDLLLDIIACKLKEIKEVEICVESKEHIEGIVQEANEFFCEEDRSKQVSVFLIIRKIKDIFESKEDSNLGLYGAFGYDLVFQFEPEIELKKERSDKQQDLVLYLPDRLTVVDNESKDGYVLSYEFTTAKGSTEGLKRIERLNNNKIQQCENFNNESSKLGEYASIVSKALDSFRKGDLFEVVPSHLLSKEINMTADEIFYNLREINPSPYGFFINLGDKFLVGSSPEMYVRVEKNRVETCPISGTTKRGKNAIDDSEQIKKLINSNKDEEELTMCTDVDRNDKSRICIPGSVKVIGRRQIEMYSHLIHTVDHVEGYLNDEYDCIDAFLTHMWAVTITGSPKRAAIEWIEEQEKAPREWYGGAVGYILFNGDMNTGLTLRTIRIKNNIAQVRVGATLLIHSQPNEEEEETYTKAAALLESLNRKESLIKDNEKREVDFNVCKNKKILIVDHEDSFVNTLASYIKQLGAHTVTLRYDLAENVLKEDSFDAVVLSPGPGRPKRFNLSNTIKLCLNKKIPIFGVCLGMQGLIEYFGGKLKQLNYPRHGKKLNVKNDLSFNVWSDIGENLQAGLYHSIYCDNIPDSFNIIAKDEEGIAMGIQHKQLPIIAVQFHPESILTAAGNSGIKLLNNVFEELFNFYTVK; encoded by the coding sequence TTGTATAACTTCACTGAAAATACTAATTGTAAATCTGAATATATTACAAAAGGAGGTATTAAGGTTATTAGAACAAAAGAATCCTTAAAGGATGATGATTCTATAGCTAAAATTTCTAAAAAGTTGGTTCACAATAAAGGAGCAATTTTTGCAAGTGATTATGAGTACCCAAATAGATATTCAAGATGGGAATTTGCTTTTACAAACCCCTGCTTAGAACTTAGATGTTTTCAAAGGAAATTTACTATTAATTCACTTAATAAAAGAGGTGATTTATTACTAGATATAATAGCCTGTAAATTAAAAGAAATTAAAGAAGTGGAAATATGTGTGGAAAGTAAAGAACATATTGAGGGAATAGTTCAAGAAGCTAATGAATTTTTTTGCGAAGAGGATAGAAGTAAACAAGTATCAGTATTTTTAATTATTAGAAAGATAAAAGATATATTTGAATCAAAAGAAGATAGTAATCTTGGACTATATGGAGCATTTGGATATGATTTAGTATTTCAATTTGAACCAGAAATTGAACTAAAAAAAGAGAGATCAGATAAGCAGCAAGATTTAGTTCTGTATTTACCAGATAGGCTGACTGTAGTAGATAATGAGTCAAAAGATGGATATGTTTTAAGTTATGAATTTACAACAGCTAAAGGTAGTACAGAAGGTTTAAAAAGGATAGAAAGATTAAATAATAATAAAATACAACAATGTGAAAATTTTAATAACGAAAGTTCTAAATTAGGAGAATACGCAAGTATAGTAAGCAAGGCTTTAGATTCATTTAGAAAAGGTGATCTATTTGAAGTTGTTCCTTCCCATTTATTATCAAAAGAAATTAATATGACTGCTGATGAAATATTTTATAACTTGAGAGAAATTAATCCAAGTCCATATGGTTTTTTTATTAATTTGGGAGATAAATTTTTGGTGGGAAGTTCTCCAGAAATGTATGTAAGAGTTGAAAAAAACAGAGTGGAGACATGTCCTATATCTGGAACTACAAAAAGAGGAAAGAATGCAATTGACGATTCAGAGCAAATTAAAAAATTAATCAATTCCAATAAAGATGAAGAAGAGTTGACTATGTGTACAGATGTGGATCGTAATGATAAATCCAGAATATGTATACCAGGTTCTGTAAAGGTAATTGGTAGACGTCAAATAGAAATGTACTCACATTTAATTCATACTGTAGACCATGTAGAAGGATATCTTAATGATGAATATGATTGTATAGATGCTTTTTTAACTCATATGTGGGCAGTTACAATAACAGGATCGCCTAAAAGAGCTGCCATAGAATGGATTGAGGAGCAGGAAAAAGCACCAAGAGAATGGTATGGAGGTGCTGTTGGTTATATTTTATTCAATGGTGATATGAATACAGGATTAACCCTTAGAACTATAAGAATTAAGAATAACATTGCACAGGTAAGGGTTGGAGCTACGCTATTAATCCATTCACAGCCTAATGAGGAAGAAGAGGAAACTTACACAAAGGCAGCAGCGTTACTGGAAAGTTTAAATCGCAAAGAAAGTTTAATAAAAGATAATGAAAAACGTGAAGTTGATTTTAATGTATGTAAAAATAAGAAAATATTGATTGTAGATCATGAAGATTCCTTTGTTAACACATTAGCTAGTTATATTAAACAATTAGGAGCTCATACAGTAACTTTAAGATATGATTTGGCTGAAAATGTATTAAAAGAAGATAGTTTTGATGCAGTTGTATTATCACCAGGACCGGGAAGACCTAAAAGATTTAATTTATCAAATACAATAAAATTATGTTTGAATAAAAAAATACCTATATTTGGAGTATGCCTAGGGATGCAGGGATTGATAGAGTATTTTGGTGGAAAATTAAAACAGCTTAATTATCCTAGACATGGTAAGAAGCTTAATGTTAAAAATGACTTATCATTTAATGTATGGAGTGATATAGGAGAAAATTTACAAGCTGGACTATATCATTCGATTTATTGTGACAATATTCCAGATTCATTTAATATAATTGCAAAAGATGAAGAGGGTATAGCAATGGGTATTCAACATAAGCAGTTGCCTATAATTGCTGTGCAATTCCATCCAGAATCAATATTAACTGCTGCAGGTAATTCAGGAATAAAATTATTAAATAATGTTTTTGAGGAGTTATTTAATTTTTACACAGTAAAATAA
- a CDS encoding chorismate mutase: MNNCRDLNEVRENIDRIDNQIVKLISERSYYVKQAAKFKKDTEDVKAPRRVEMVIEKVSRLAEKNNVSPNIVEIVYRNMINSFINLEIEEHSQINKKEVK; the protein is encoded by the coding sequence GTGAATAATTGTAGAGATCTAAATGAAGTGAGAGAAAATATAGACAGAATTGACAATCAAATAGTTAAATTGATTTCTGAAAGAAGTTATTATGTGAAGCAAGCAGCTAAATTCAAAAAAGATACAGAAGATGTAAAAGCACCAAGACGAGTAGAAATGGTTATTGAAAAAGTAAGTAGGCTTGCAGAAAAAAATAATGTAAGCCCAAATATAGTAGAGATAGTTTATCGTAATATGATAAATTCTTTTATTAACCTTGAAATAGAAGAGCATAGTCAAATAAATAAAAAAGAGGTTAAATAA
- a CDS encoding aminoacyl-tRNA deacylase: MENIKDILEKNNFSFELIHNDIPIHTAKEGADYFKIDIAQIAPTLIIYTNVGFYVLIISGGRGHVDFKEVKHLLNCKNVRMATKDEVKLITGFSVGNVPMFGIPLPYIVDKRLLKFSFVCGGLGEKNTTLKVDPNILLKLNKVIAILD; this comes from the coding sequence ATGGAAAATATAAAAGATATCTTGGAAAAAAATAATTTTTCATTTGAATTGATTCATAATGATATACCTATTCATACAGCAAAAGAAGGTGCTGATTATTTTAAAATTGATATTGCTCAAATAGCACCAACATTGATAATATATACTAATGTAGGGTTTTATGTGTTGATTATTTCGGGTGGAAGAGGTCATGTGGATTTTAAAGAAGTAAAACATTTGCTAAATTGTAAAAATGTTAGAATGGCAACTAAAGATGAAGTTAAGTTGATAACAGGGTTTTCAGTGGGAAATGTGCCGATGTTTGGAATACCATTGCCATATATAGTAGATAAAAGACTTTTAAAATTTTCTTTTGTTTGTGGTGGTTTGGGAGAAAAGAATACAACTTTAAAAGTTGATCCAAATATCTTATTAAAATTAAATAAAGTCATTGCAATATTAGATTAA